The Rhineura floridana isolate rRhiFlo1 chromosome 15, rRhiFlo1.hap2, whole genome shotgun sequence genome window below encodes:
- the APOE gene encoding apolipoprotein E produces the protein MKSFALLFTAVLLGGSWANPLFLDESKTKWEETVDVFWDYVTRVGNAADDVTAQIKTSQLSKELDGLITDTMAELDLYTDDMRSKIGPYAQDVQQRLTTEVSSLSEKLRGDMEETKGKLVQYTNDARLMIDHNLDMVRSQLGLYMRKLKKRLTKDTEDLRRKMAAYAEEVRASTDEKVGAVRQRLEPYISKIREKGQQRLQALQQAVGEQGKMVHEQLSSRTQELHSQLREKAEEVKGSLDQAAENMRQWFAPFLEDVSSQFQALVEKFKTVQL, from the exons ATGAAGTCCTTTGCCCTGCTTTTCACAGCAGTTCTGTTGGGAG GTTCCTGGGCAAACCCTTTATTCCTAGATGAGTCAAAAACCAAATGGGAAGAGACAGTGGACGTCTTCTGGGACTATGTGACCAGGGTTGGGAATGCAGCAGATGATGTCACTGCTCAGATCAAGACTTCGCAGCTCAGCAAGGAACTTGA TGGCCTTATCACAGACACCATGGCTGAGTTGGACCTCTACACTGATGACATGCGTTCCAAGATAGGCCCCTATGCCCAGGATGTGCAGCAACGCCTGACAACCGAAGTGTCATCCCTGTCAGAAAAACTGCGAGGTGACATGGAGGAGACCAAAGGCAAACTGGTCCAGTACACCAATGATGCTCGCTTGATGATTGACCATAACCTGGACATGGTACGATCCCAGCTTGGTCTCTACATGCGCAAGCTGAAGAAACGCCTCACAAAGGACACTGAGGATCTGCGGCGCAAGATGGCTGCCTACGCCGAGGAAGTACGGGCCAGCACAGATGAAAAAGTAGGTGCCGTGCGCCAGAGGCTCGAACCCTACATCTCCAAAATCCGTGAAAAGGGACAGCAGAGATTGCAGGCCTTGCAGCAGGCTGTGGGAGAGCAAGGGAAGATGGTTCACGAGCAACTCAGCAGCCGTACTCAGGAGCTCCACAGCCAGCTCCGTGAGAAAGCTGAGGAAGTAAAAGGCTCCCTTGACCAGGCGGCTGAAAACATGCGCCAGTGGTTTGCTCCCTTCCTGGAAGATGTCTCTTCCCAATTCCAGGCTCTCGTGGAGAAATTCAAGACAGTGCAGTTGTAA